Sequence from the uncultured Sunxiuqinia sp. genome:
GTACGAGAAAGACGGGGAATGGTGGTTATCTGTTTATAAAGCGGGAGAAAAAGAAACTGAAAATGTCAAGATAAAAGAATTTACTGCCGAGACAAATATTTTTGATTTGCCATTTGAAGCTCCTGAAATAAAAAGACATTTTGAAAATACGAGCAATATAATTGAGAATCACTATCGGACAATAATTTCAAATCTCCATAATCAAAAAAGACTAACATCTAAGGATGAAAGATTTTTAAATCATATTGTTGCAAATTTTTTATGTCGAACCTCCCCTTTTAGAACATTCATCTTTGACCTATTAACATATGCTGACACTAGGGATAAATTCATTAAAGAAATGACAATGTTCACCCAGAATAAGGAAGATGTAGCCGCATTATTAGATAGTTTCAAAATTGAGTTTCAATTAAATCCAGCTATTGGAATTTTAATGGACCATCTTGTATTTTTATTTAAAAAATTTAGAAAAGTAATTCTTAAAGAATCTAGTTGCATAGGTTGGTTAACAACCGACAGTCCCGTTTATTTAAATAGACAAAATAAATACGAATGGATTATTCCAATTGAATCAGAAATATACATGCCTCTTTCAAAAGACTTTTGCCTTTTTATGTTTCATCCTGATTCTGACAAATATGAGAATCGACTAAGGAATCTAAAAATTAACAAGGTTAATGAAATAGACTTCAATACCTTTGATAACATTATAAATAAAATAGTGCTTGATTACGATAAATATTTAATAATGAATACAGAAATTCAACCAACAGATATAACGAAAAAATTATAAATACTACTGGTAACAAAGTACATATTTCAGAGCGGGGTTGGTGCGGTTAGCAACTGCGGATTCTCGCATCACAGTTCAGTCCTAGCGGACATGAACGCTCTCCGAAATCCGCTCCGCAACATGTACCAACCGTTAGCGGTTATTTAAATCCCTCAGCGAAAAGACATTAACAATTCCAAATTGATAAGCATAATGGAAATTGATAAGATTATAAATGAAAACATGGTAAAGTTTGACAAGTGGAAAGAAATTCTAAATGCTCACATTGCCAAAGAGATGAATTATAATGGATATTCAATGGAAGAACGATTCGAAATTTTTGATAATACAAATGAACTTCTAATTGATCTTGCAAATGCATT
This genomic interval carries:
- a CDS encoding DUF4238 domain-containing protein; this translates as MKEEPKYQKQHKVAQVYLKQFGYEKDGEWWLSVYKAGEKETENVKIKEFTAETNIFDLPFEAPEIKRHFENTSNIIENHYRTIISNLHNQKRLTSKDERFLNHIVANFLCRTSPFRTFIFDLLTYADTRDKFIKEMTMFTQNKEDVAALLDSFKIEFQLNPAIGILMDHLVFLFKKFRKVILKESSCIGWLTTDSPVYLNRQNKYEWIIPIESEIYMPLSKDFCLFMFHPDSDKYENRLRNLKINKVNEIDFNTFDNIINKIVLDYDKYLIMNTEIQPTDITKKL